One Papaver somniferum cultivar HN1 unplaced genomic scaffold, ASM357369v1 unplaced-scaffold_12, whole genome shotgun sequence genomic window, TGAATCTGTGGTGTTTGGGGGTTGAATTTCAAGCCAATTGCTTCAATTATCTCAACAACAACGATTGAATTTGGGTGTGATTGCTTGTGGATTGATTATAGGTGGTATAATTTGGGGTATGTTGATTGAAGAACTGGTGTTGTTCGATGATTTGACTTAGGGTTTCTTCCATTGATTCATGGCTATATACGAGAAGTTTAAGCAAcaaattttggggatttttgaagTTAACTGAAACgggttttatatggagttgtTGGATAAATGAAATGGATCTGTTGGGGTTCAGTGTGGTGCTCGATTGAGAGGGAAGTTATGAAGGTAATGGTGGTGTTTGCAGGTCAAATTGGTGTTGATTTCCGTCGAGTGTTCTCTGGATATAGACAGAGTTTGGTGGAGTTTTGGTTATGCCAGAAAACCAGCTGAAATAGATGCCACTGTTGCTGTCAACTGGGGTTTTGCTGTGGCCTGAAATTGGAGGTTTGTATTTGAAAAATCAACAGTACCTGGCAGAAACTAAAATGGGATTCTGGGGAATTTTGGTTTTGAACTGAAATTGGGGGTCTTTGGTTAATTGAATCGATTCCGTGGAGATGGGTTCTTACCCATTTTTTTCTTGATTAAACAATGGTTGTCGACTTGTCGGGCAGAATTACAGACACAAATGGAGAAGACTCGAGCTTCAAAGCCACTGGTGGTTGTGCTAGACAGATCTTTAGACGTTGTGAACACGGGGAGTTGAAAAAGATGGTGTCTGTCCTTCTCTACTACATTGCTGATGGAGACTGGAGCGAGCAACTAAGAGAGACTTAGGCATTTCTGTGCTTCAGAGACCAAGTCGAAGATGCAATGAAGCTGTAGAGACTCGATGGGTGATTGCAGGCAGCAGTGGTCTACAAAAACAGCAACAATACAAATTTGCGGAGGATTTTTGGATGTGGATTAAAACTGGGTTCAATTGAGAAGTGGAGGAATGTGATGATATGAGTGCTACAACAAAATGTCTATGTTGTTAGCTATAGATTGTAtggatgagttgtgaagaaggtttaattgcagatgatggtgtaaatacatgaaagaagatgatggtgtaaatacatgattttgaccaagagcccccgaataactgaaagataatggtttgcgtgggagttaatgaaacatgaaagaagatgatgatgtggttatgactgcataacatgtcattcagtcgagaaactgtctacataacatgttatgcatttgtgaaaatggatgcataacctgttatgcatctacaaaatttgttgaataacttgttatgcagtccaaaaacctgcataacctgttatgcaggtttaattgcagatgatggtgtaaatacatgaaagaagatgatggtgtaaatacatgattttgaccaagagcccccgaataactgaaagataatggtttgcgtgggagttaatgaaacatgaaagaagatgatgatgtggttatgactgcataacatgtcattcagtcgagaaactgtctgcataacatgttatgcattcgtgaaaatggatgcataaccttttatgcatctataaaatttgttgcataacttgttatgcagtccagaaaacctgcataacctgttatgcgtccgaaaatatggctacataatgcattatgcatcgagaaaatagatgcataacctgatatgcatccgtaaatatggatgcatactgcatgatgcatcaattttttatatgtacggctaaaatcaaccaaaacaatggttacataacttgttatagatgcataactttgttatgcagttacataacttgttatgcagtcgaaaaaatggttgcataattcgttatgcgtctgcagaatgtgttatgcatcgtttttggtgactgcacaatggttaagtatcaagttttcaaaaaatttctctaaattgaggatcacctccgattttttcattaaaaacataaatttgatattcttgtttgtactcgctgcgtatctcttttaaaaagatttccaacgatataaaatttgtaaaattctaaggcgaggatttttagatatgttatgtccaagttgcgctgccaattatacccctgaaaaaaatagtatgcataatgagttatgcctgaaaagatagtatgcataatcAGTTATGtgttgattcatataataatttcatataattatgggtgtcacggtatacaaaattaattgtgggtctgaaaacgaaaatattattttttttgggtctcccctaaTTTCCCCAAAATAAAAAGAGAGCTATGACTTTGAGGCCCATGGGCCAAAGTTTAACATCGTTGCCTACAATCGCCTACAAAATGTATTGATTCACTACTACATCCGAGAAGAGAACAAATTGAAATGCGATCAAATCTTCCCTCTTTTCAAAATTAAAATCCCTAGAAAATTTccctgaagaagaaggagatggtaGCCGCCGCCGCCGCCGCATTCTCAAGTCTTCCGGAGGAGATTCAATCTGAAATCCTTGTAAAATTACCAGCAAAATCAGTATTAACTTGTAAGTGTGTTTGTAAACTCTGGCTTAATCTAATTTCTTGCCCTAGATTTATCAATGATCATCTTCATCTAAGTATCCAGAATAAGAAGAATCATAAGTTGATGTTCACTGATAAGGAATCTGTTACTGGTAAGCCTCTGCTGTACTCAATTGATCATGCTTCAATATCATCATCACCAGATTTATCATGTGACTATATAGCTGAAAAAGTTGTTCTGATTGATTACCCATTTGAATACAAGGAAGGTATGGAAATTAGGATTTTGGGTGCTTGTAATGGTCTCATTTGCTTTGGTATTCTAATGGATACAAACACTAGTATTTGTATTTGGAACCCGACAACCCGGGAATATAGGGAAATACAACATTGTGATTTTCATATCAACCCCAAGCAAGTTTCTAGAGCTGGGTTTGGTTTTGATGCCAAAACCGGAGATTATAAGATGGTAAGAATTGGGGATTATGAAAAATCTGATTGCTGTAAAGTCGAGGTATATACATTTGGATTGCATTTGTCAAAAACTGTTCTTACCTTCGCTTACATGTACCCACATGAGATAGCCCTTCGTGGTGTTTTTCTTAATGGAGCTCTTCACTGGATAGGCAGTATGTTCAGTCAGGTTAACTCTGATTGTATAGTGTCTTTTGATGTTAGTAATGAGAAACTCATGGATGTGGCATTGCCATGTATAGTGCATCCAAAAGATGGCAACTCGAAATCGTTCAAGCAGGTAGGAGTTTTGGATGAGTGTCTTAGTTTAGTATTAATCGATGAGAAGATGGTCAGAGCTGAAGTATGGGTAATGCAGGAGTATGGAGTGAGAGAATCTTGGACAAAACTATTCACCACCACTCAGGAAACAGTTTCCAGATATCTTTTTCTTTATACGCCGATGCTGTCACTTGAAAATGGTGAGATTCTGATGTATGCCTGTGACGGTTTTGTTTTATGTGACCCGAAGAACGATAGAGTTGGACAGGTGAGTAgttttttccaagaaaacacaATTGGACACCGTGGTATTACTATGATGATGGCTCATCCTGAGAGTTATGTCGAGAGCCTGGTTTCGCTAAACTCGGGTACTTATGCTAAGAAGCCTGATTGACAAAAATGGAGGTAAATTCATTACATCTTGTACTTGCTCTAATCTTTTTAAGGTTATTAATCTAGCAGTTAAGATCAAAGAAGATGAATAGAAAGATATTAATAGGTTTATGATGGTTTTGTATTGCTTTCGTTGTTCATGGGATTAAGCGTCTACGATGGCAGAATTTTGTAGTTTTTTAGCAGACAGATTTTTAGTTTAATGTAACATGACCAAATTTGATTGATTTGCAAATCCAATGCCGGTAGCTTTTAGTACCATCCTAAAGTAGGTGTTTTGCAATTTAGTTATTTTTCTGGTTACTCAGTAGAAACCCTTTCTTTGTATGTTTCTTCAAATCCACACTTTTCATTTGTGATTTCCCGTGCTTTCACAGAGATGTTGAGCAAAAATGTTCTGTTGGCGGTGGTGGATATGGTGCACGCCGTGTATGCTGTGGTGTTGGTTGTGGATATGGCAGGCGGATTTCTTTAAGGTGGTAGCACTGGTGATCCTTGTGTGGAAGTGGAATGCAAAGAAAGAATTTTCTGTGTTATTTTCACTGTTGGGTTTTCAATCTCGGGGCTCAATGCTGAAAGCCACTTCCATTCAACATTTACATTTCAACTGTGAACTCTCATGGGTTCCTTCACGTGTATCTTCATGCTTCTGTTCATTAGTTGTTGCAGCTATGGCCTGATGGTGATGTTTGTTTTTATCGATTGTCTACCCAATGGCTTCAAGTCTCGAATTCAGATGGTGATTTTATGCAGTTCCATGATTTTTCTCTTATGGTGAGTCTCACAATTCTTATAAGATATTAGAAATCTTTAGTTACAGGTTTACTGTGGACTGTCCGTTGCTTACTCCTGTGCCCTATAGAAATAAAAGCCTTTATTGTTCGAGAGGAAGTTAGTTTTAACAAGCTCAAGTTCAATGAAAGAGTGGTAGAAATTCAGATTGTTTACGCTTCAGTTAAAACAGCTCTTGTACGCAGTCATCATATGACTTGCGAAGTGTAGAAAATGAAATCTCCTTTCGTAGTGTTCTTTCTTATGGGGTTAACTAGCTCCTGTCATGGGAGGAGAGACAGTATTCTTTATGAGGTTTCTGGCACCAACCAATGAAGGGACTGGATGCCTTGTGACAAGGGTGGGACACAAAGACGGGTCTATTGGCCTTAACATTCAGTTCTCATATGCAGCAACTGTTGCAACTATTTTGACTGACTACATTCCTGGTGTCAGGAAAAAAAAGATTTTGGTCAGGTCTGTTAGCATGGTACTTTGATTGCTGAGCTTGGCGTTCTCTTTGACACCTGACTTCTGTTTCTCCCTCATCCTCGAGGACAAGGATGTTCTGAAAGAGATGGGATAATGTACCTGTCTTATGGGAGGTCTGTGCCCTTATCAGGTTCCATGTTAGTCGATACTAATTTGTAGTATTAATTATGGTTACTATAGTTAATTAGTTAATCTTTGTTGTAATGGGTGGTTGGGATGTAAACAGCTGGGGCGACTTACTGAGAGTAATTTAATGTAAAGGAAAGAGTATGTTATGAAGGAGGTATATATCAATTTCATAATCAAGAATCTTTAAGAATCCTGTTATTGGGGCTGCATTATTTTGGTTTGAGGAATGCAAACTGCAAAGTATTAGGGGCTGGGCGAGGCGCCAAGCCCATCTCCTCGCAGAAAAAAAGAAGTTTGGCGTGTCTTGGCACCTTTTTTTGGCGCGCCTAGGTGAGCGCCCAGGGCGCCTTTGATAACATAGCCCACTAACATAAATCTAgctcaaaactaaaaacaaaacaacaacctGAATCAGACTACATTTCCGTTTTTTCCCTCTCTCAATTTTCTTCTTCGATTGACGAATAACAATCATCTCTGATTAAACTCTTCTATAAAAGATGACAAGGTCAAAGCAAGTGACCATAGCTATTAATCAAAATCGCAGGCactgaatccaccattaactgaTTCTGAAATGAATAAAGATTTTCAATCACCAACAGTGACTTATATTAAGCAAGAACTGAAAATATCCCGTTTCTGCACAGCTTTGATATTTCCGACACTGCATGGAGTTGCTTTCAAATAAAGACTGTACACCATAAAATACATCccgatcaatattggataatggcATATGTTTGAATATTGTTAGTAGCTTTGTGCTGcatatatagagtttttcatgAATCCGAACTTTGTAAGTAACTTTGTGCAAAACAAGAACATTGCCATAATTAAAAGGATTAATTGCAAATGCTTGACCATAAAAAAAACAGGACAATGAAACGAAACCAAAAAAACCCAAGAAACAAGACTTTAACCCCCTCTAGGTGGCACCACGACCACAACCAGTCACCTGAAAAATAGCCATAAATAAGAATAGCTTCAGGTTCGTGTAGCACAGGAGGACGAGACCAGAAAACTAATTAAGATTTGTTATTCAATACTGTAGATGCAAATAGGTGCCCGAATTGAGTGAAGTAAGGCTCTCGACATACGTCTCTACATGAGTCCAATCTTCCGAGAGACCACTGATATTCATAACTCTATAGTTGTTTCACTCTTTGGCTCATACAGAACAAGTGAGGTCTTATCTTTCAAAAATAAAACCACACCATTCATGGAAATATTCAGAACTTTCAACTTGAATGGATCTTTCCAGTGTTTGTTTGGTAATGGTGAACTTTTTACTCCAAGATTCTTTCACTCCGTATTCCTTCATTACCCATATCGAAATATCAGTATCGTTGTTGCTTGCGGAATCAAGTTCACCACATTGTAGAACTACAGAAAGATATCCACGAAAAATGCCAAAAAAACTATATTCCCCACTGGATACTGATCTATATGATCCGTTGACAAAGCATCGGACATCATAGCCAGGTTATTCTTGTAGTTCTGGATTGACTGGGACTTCATAAAAAGTGTTTTTTTGCCATATCAAAAGAAAATATAACTACTCTATCGCCGGGTTAAGATCCAATCCAGTAAAGAACTCCATTGATACTCACAGGCTTAGCACCATAACCGATACAGTTAGTGGTACTGGTTTTGgtatttccttaatttcttttgTAGATGGGTTCCATATGATAACACCCGGGGTATTTCCATggattgtgcatcaaaattaaaCCGTTACAAGAGCCGTAAGTATTAGAACAAATATATTCTAATGAGAATGGTGAATCTATCCCAACAACAGACTCATTATGCTGTGCCGATGATGACAAGCACAAATTAACTGAGTACATGGGGTGATACGGTCTTTGTTAAAAGCGAAAAAAAACTTATTGTTTCCAGTGGCATGATCGAGATGCAGTTTAAAAAACTTAGGGTCTCTGAATAACTTATAACACCAGTTTTTGCATACACACCTGAATCTTAAGATGGATTTCACCGGTAAGAACGAAATAATATCGAAAATGATTTCTTCTGGCAGACTTGGCATGATGAATGACTCTTCCTTTATCACTTCTAGAGGGGGAGGTTGCTTTGAGGTAATTGAGGTTTACTGTGGCTTGTGCCGTTACTTATATACGTGAGGGTTTTGCTCGTGGTTGGGAATAGGAAATTGTCGAATAGGAAAGCAGAATTTGTAAGAGCTTATTTGGGAAACCAGTTGGCCAGTGGGGGATGTTGGCTCCCTCAAATTTTATTTCGAGCACTACTTACAGACAAGTAGGAGGGCGAATATTTCCCTTGTGGGCAAACACTATAGTTGGCCAAAGCTTTTTATCGAAGGAGCCTGATTTCGACGATCTGATTCCTATATATAAGCAGCTTTTAGGAGCTAAGTGACACTAGGCTCTCAATATAAGGCACAATTatttgttggggttcagagccatctacgtgctaatcttgcggaaacatattagctaacaagaaacacttgatctctcggattgctccatgagccttactatgatctaggataagaagaagagaaagagaaccacataaATGCAAGCCATAAACTAAGCAACAAAAGTGCTCACGAATTTAaggtggttcaacaatatacacaagtgtgtaatattgtctacatccaccaaacggttacgacctctttattcattatagaatcaccactgagaattacatAACTGATTGACTAATCAACCCATCGACTCACCATAACGTGACCGAACAgaagaactctcacaagcactctataagatccaaagtagcgtcttcacccatacgagataacgTTTACCACATTATTTACCACAACGAGATGAccttctctgcacaccctgatatggattatcatggacgcctttagctcaacaccaataatctaatccagcaccaccaagatgatcttctcctcaacaagatgtcttaccaacatctccatatgaatactccataacgacatatcttccaacatcgataagtatcccataagcaccataatggtgtactccttcctccattaggtctctcacataaccacctcaataggtgggattaATCTctcacatctctacgagatttacaCTGAGGATTCCATGAgtaaaacacttagcctagacctccttatataggagtcacaaacttggttcccaagtcttggcctccttggattaggaaactgactcatactaggaaaccatggtccaTTAGGCAACCCATATTATATATGGAAGTTGACCCAATTTAGGAAACCACTGTTTCCCTACAAttatccacctcggatcatgcattcatgcatgagacgatcaacttGTTATCCCTCCATCTTTTGAACATCGATTGCACCATCACTTGTTGcctacatatcctcaataggaatcaaaccgaaATATTGTTCACCCAAATTGTTCCGTAGAACCTCCACCAGAAGAGAGTAAACCAAACTTGAACGTCACCAACTCAGACTTAACAATCCAACCTACTGGTGATTGTACAAATCTCCACCACGACGAAAAATCATGACCATTTCACCAACCATCATCATATGATAACccgttatgcaacatcttgagaaaaTACACCTTACTCCTTTATGTTCACAACTCCATATTGATTGACATCATTCTAGGTGTATTGCATGCCAACTCAATCAGATCATATACGATCGTTGTCCATATGCCACCTTCGAACTTAGTTATAGTCATTATGCGTCCTTGAGCCTTTGCCACCTTCGAACTTGCTCCATACTACGAACATAGCTCTGTCTTGGCTTTCCTTTCTCCACCTGAGTCAATGTTACGCTCTTATAAGCCACTAACTCCAAGTTGGGCACCACATCCGTTAGGGTTGACATCCATAACTAATCGATCGACAAATAAAACTACCATAATAGCCTCCACGCGTCTGCCTAAGTATTACCTTATCAGAACCATAGTCTTCATTTTCGTCTCTAAACTCCAGGCgagtcaattgcttcttcaaaCAACTAATCACACACTTGATCCTTTCCATGAGCATGTCCTCCAAAGCGATTTAACGAGATACTTTGCGTTAGTTTGTAATAAGCCAACCTCCATGTTAGCTTCCAAGAAACTAACTATCTTGTATGTACCAAAACATTTTGAGTATGACTCTAACTGCGCACAAAATACAACCAATCCATGGATCATTGCCACTTCGTGCCAATCTTGACCTCATCTCTTATGAATCTTGTTGTACGAGCCTATCTACGATTGGATCATGATTCTACGACCATATTTCCCCAATTGAGTTTTACTCCTTCAAAAAAGCTAATCATATCTTCAACTAATGCATACATACCAAACACGTGTCCAGCTTCATAGAGACTTCAATAACTGATACACCAATCGTTTTACTAGACCACTTCAGCAACCTCAACGGACTTTGACAACAATGTCCCTTTTATAGGCATAATTGTCAAGatagtcttttatcaatttcttaagcAAGCATGTAGTTTCGACTTCATGACAGTCAAACCACAAAACAATCGAAATCGGATAGAACTGTGACCATCTTCGAAGAATTCACTATTACCCTCGTAACAATGCATAATGTCACACATTCTGTCTTGTGCATATCCATTTCCTAATCTTGCTCCAAACGTACACCAACGTTTCGAAAATCTGATAAACCGTCCTTCACACAAACACCCACACACACACCCAGCCATAATCTGAAACCTTCGGTAACTTCCTCAAGCTCCAAGCAATTCATGACGTTGTTGTGTTTATCTTATCAAACTATGTAGAGAAAATAACTTGACGGAAACTAAATCGTTGCTAaaccaaatttctcaatagaaatctttaccttcatctctacaggctctgtcactattgaaatcaatttcaataactgTAGCAGACGAGCAAACCCCCAAATATTATCATTGCTATAGTGTTGCTCTTTCCAACAGAAATCCTCGCACTGATCATCAGGAAATCAAATAGTCAAAGCATAATAAAAGGTTGACGGGAAAAACACGCCGAAATCATAGCCGTTTTCAAATTCATGCACCATGTTTTATCCAAATAGTATGCGCTAGCTTCCATAGCCACACCAACAAACATATTTTGTAGTACTGCATCtttattctttaaactcttgaagttcccaagcgatacctttttaattcctcacGATGGGTCTTCACCAAAGTAGGAAGGTATCCGCAACACGAATAGACCAAACTATCTCTCCAAATGTTCTTGCACTTCAACCAGCTCCGATTGAATTCAAATGGTGTACAACCAAAAATAACTCTTCGACTGAACGTCATCGACAGTAATCAAAAGATCACAAACTATCTAGCTTCTCCATCGGAAACAGTACGAGAGAAACTCCAAAACATTGTTCTACCTGACACAATGtcaaacttcaactcacacaaaCAAACCCTACAAAACTGTGTTAACAAATTGCTTCTTATACAATAATAAGAATCTATAGCTCCACCACAAACAATATCACATCTCATCCAATGATCCATGTCCTGCAACTATTTGTAGCCACACGCTTAAGATACTCAGACAGaaaatcaaactcttcacttCTGGAACATATCAAACGCTGGCTAACGTTTAACACATCCAAAACGAAACCTGATACATACTAGGTTTCCCCAAATCCTTATTGCAACAAACAAATAAGGCAGAACAAGTATGAATTCATTTTCGCAATTCTTCAACTACAGGTTAAAGATAACTCAGCAACATGATCCAATGAATGACGATTGATAACCAAATTATTGTTTCCCTTGGTTCGGAACAATAATGTGACTTTGACATGCTAATATTCTATCTTTACTTCCACAAACATACGAAACAATATTCGTATCTCAACTATGATACTCTTTCCTTCTTGTATCTTTCCAAGCAAACACCGATTAATTGAAACCAATCTACGAAGGTCTTTCAAACAGTTCACAAGAATATGGTACGATAGAGAAAAAATAAACTGACTTGAAGCCATGCATAGGGTTTATGCTCCAATAAGAATCAATGCCAAATCTCCAATGTAGAGCACCAAAACAACAAGTTCTATATCTTGACTATATCGAATGCAAATCACCTGATATTATCCCATTCCTTCAGAAGTACACTTTACTTTTGCTTTGTATCCAGAACTGATGAAAACAAGTCCTACTTGATAACATCAAACCCTGCATCTTCGGAAGCTATAACATCAAATCatcacatacttgatgaaaccaaatccttcGTCTTCAAAATTTTCTGCCAATCCAGAAAATCCAAAACTTCTCTCTTCGAATCTTCTATCCATCCTAAAACTCTGATACCATTTGATGGATCCTACGGACGTTAGAtaacaccgatattgtccccactttcaCCACCTTTGGCCAGACATGTGTGGGGTTTTTAATCGAAAAGGCTTCGGTACTATGTAGGGAGATTCCACAC contains:
- the LOC113330920 gene encoding F-box/kelch-repeat protein At3g23880-like, which gives rise to MVAAAAAAFSSLPEEIQSEILVKLPAKSVLTCKCVCKLWLNLISCPRFINDHLHLSIQNKKNHKLMFTDKESVTGKPLLYSIDHASISSSPDLSCDYIAEKVVLIDYPFEYKEGMEIRILGACNGLICFGILMDTNTSICIWNPTTREYREIQHCDFHINPKQVSRAGFGFDAKTGDYKMVRIGDYEKSDCCKVEVYTFGLHLSKTVLTFAYMYPHEIALRGVFLNGALHWIGSMFSQVNSDCIVSFDVSNEKLMDVALPCIVHPKDGNSKSFKQVGVLDECLSLVLIDEKMVRAEVWTSRRANISLVGKHYSWPKLFIEGA